In Truepera sp., the sequence CCCGACCGCTTCAGGATGAGCATGGCGTAGAAGACGCCGTCCTGCAGGTCGGTGATCTCGACGCGGTCGATGGTCGCGTCCAGCAGTTCGAGTATCGAGGCCATCAAGTCGTGTGTGAGCGGCCGCTCGGGCCGCTCCGTGCCCCGCCCGGAAGCGATGCTGATGGCCTGCATGGAATCGATGCGGATGGGCAGCAGCTCCCCGGTTGGCGCCCGCAACAGCGCCAGGAACTGGTTCTCGTCGCCGGAAACGGCAATTCCTTCGAGCTCTACCTGCACCACGCCTCAATCATAGCCCGCATGGCCCTGCTAGACTTTCCCGCATGTTCGAGCCGGTCATCGGCCTTGAGGTCCACTTCGCGCTGCGCACGGCCAGCAAGCTCTTCTGCGGCTGCTCGGCTCAAGGCTTCGGTGCGGGCCCAAACGAGCACGTCTGCCCCGTTTGCCTCGGGCTACCCGGGACTCTTCCCGCCCTGAACGAGGAGGCGGTCGAGCTTGCATTGCGCTTCGCCCTCGCGCTGGGCTGCGAGGTTCCGCCCCAGACCTACTTCCACCGCAAGCACTACTTCTACCCCGACGCACCCAAGAACTACCAGACGAGCCAGGGGGACGTTCCGGTTGGCCAACACGGCCACATCGACCTTCCAAGCGGCAAGCGCGTGGGCATCACCCGCTGCCACCTGGAGGAGGACGCCGGCCGGCTCGTACACCCGCCGTACGCGGATCACTCCCTCGTAGACCTGAACCGGGCCGGCGCCCCGCTCATCGAGATGGTGACGGAACCCGACCTCCGCTCGGCCGACGAGGCACGCGAGTTCCTCACGGAGGTCAGGGCGATAGCTCAGGCCCTCGGCGTGTCGGACGCGGCGCCCGAGGAGGGCAAGATGCGTGCCGACGTGAACGTCTCGGTGAGGCTGGCCGGGGAGCCATTCGGTACCAAAGTCGAGGTCAAGAACCTCAACTCCTTCAAGAGCGTGGCGGCGGCCCTGGCCTTCGAGACCAAGCGACAGTCGGGGCTCCTCGAGGCCGACCGACCTGTCACCCAGGAGACCCGCGGCTGGAACGAGGGCGGCCAGCGGACCTACTCGCTGCGCTCGAAGGAGACCGCGGCCGACTACCGCTACTTGCGCGACCCCGACATCCCGGCGGTGGCCTTGGGCGCCGACCGCAAACGCCGCATGATCGCAGCGCTACCTGAACTCCCGCGCCAACTTGTGGCCCGCTACCTTGCGGCGGGCGTCCGCGAGGCCGAGGCCAAACAGATCGGCTACGACCACGAGCTGGCGGCGTTCTTCGACGCCGCGGCCCAGGCCTACGGCGGCGCGCCGCAGACCGTGGCCAACTGGGTGACGGGTGAGGTCGCCGGCCGCGCGAACGACCGCGGCCAGAGCGTGGCCGCAACGCGGCTGACGCCGGCCGCGCTGGTGGCGCTCCTCGACCTGGTAGACGCCGGCACCCTTTCGATCACCGCCGCCAAGGAACTCGTGCCGGATCTCCTGGACGGCGCCCAACCGGCAGAGCTCGTTGCCAGCCGCGGCCTGGGTCAGGTGAGCGACTCTGGCGCACTCCAGGCCATCGTTGACGAGGTACTAGCCGCCAACCCCGATCTGGTCGAGCGCGTGACGGCCAACCCCAAGGCCATCAACGCCCTGCTTGGCAAGGTCATGGCCGCGAGTAAGGGCAAGGCCAACCCCGACCTGGCGCGGAGGTTGTTGGGGGAGCGGTTGGGGTAGGGTTCGTGCCTTGGTGTAGAGAGGCCTGCATGTCACCTTAGGGTGTCGGGGCGCACAGACACACGCCATCCTTTCCATCCGCACCCGGGGGGCCCGCGGGGCCCGTGTCACCCGTGTCACCCGTGTCACCCGTGTCACCCTTGTCACCCGTGTCACCCTTGTCACCCTTGTCACCCTTGTCACCCGGGTCGCCCTTGTCACCTTTTTCGCCCGGAGCACCATCCTGTCCCGGGAGGCCCTGTGGCCCCTGTATGCCCTGAGGTCCCTGAGGCCCAATGGGCCCCACCGGACCTACCGGACCCTGCGGCCCCCGCTCACCCTGGGGCCCTTGCTCACCCTGCGGCCCCATGGGCCCCACCGGCCCAACGGGCCCGGTCAACCCCGTGAACCCAGCGGGCCCCCGCTCACCCTGCGGACCCTCTGGTCCGGCCGGGCCGGCAAGGCCTTGAGGGCCGGCACAGTCGCGGGCGTCGGCCACGCCGTCTAGGTTGATGTCTTCTTCGATGTCGAAGATGCCGTTGCCGTTCAGGTCCCAGCACGCCAAGCCGGGCTCGCCCGCCTCACCCTGCGTACCGGCAGGGCCCGCGGGGCCCAGTTGGCCGCGCTCGCCCTGCGGTCCGGCTGGGCCGGACGGCCCGATGGGTCCGGCGGGACCCGCAGCGCCCGCAGGGCCGGCGGGCCCAACAGGACCCGTAGCGCCGACCTCGCCGGTCGGACCCTGCGGGCCGGGCTCGCCGCGCTCGCCCTGGGGTCCGGCAGGTCCGACCGGGCCGGCCGGACCTTGCGGGCCGGTCAGCTTGCCGGCGGCTACGTCTGCGCGCATCGAGGCGATCTCCGCGCTCATCTCACCCAGGCGCGCCTGGACCGACTCGCTACCGCACGCGACCTTGGCGTCCACCAGGCTCACGGCCTGGCCGATGAGCAGAGCGACCTGGTAACCGTTCAAGAAGTCTTCGCCGTGCAACTCGCCGTCTGGGAAGGCCTGAGACACGCCCAGGGCGGCAACGCGCTGAGCGGCGCCGGCGGCCCAGTGGTCGGGGCTCACGTCAGAGAAGTGGAAGTTCGGGTCCGGCGCGCCCGCCATGGCGTCGGTGCAGCCCGTCGCTTCATCGACGCGTGTCAACAGCCGGTCGACCAGTACCGCAGCCTGGTAACCCGTGATGGGTCCCTCGCCCAGGAACGAACCGTCGGGGAACCCGGTGTCCACTCCCTCCGCGCTCAGGTCGCTCACGGCGACGCGGCCCCAGTCGGAGCCCGACTGCGTGAGGCCCACTGCGACCAGCAGCAACGCTGCTATGGCTATCGGTATTCGTTTCATCACACTCCCGCTTTCTCGTGAGCACCTACTCGACTGCCGAGCGGTGAACCATGTTACTTGTGGTGTCATCATCCACCACAGACGGCGCGCCCGGGTTGTCCTCGTCACTAATCGGGCTTCATCAGACTTCCATGTGAGCCCGGTGGGTACCGTGAGCCGCTATCATCGGGCTTGTAATGGTGAGATTTCTCCTGTTGGCGGCACTGCTGTCCACGTTGAGCATGGTGGCCCTTGCGCAATCGCCCTTGCCCGCTGACGCGGCTGCAGCGCTCAGCGAGGCTCAAGCGGCGGCGGCGCAAGCCATGGCTGCCTATTCCACGTACTTCCCCGACCAACCGTTGTGGCGCGAGGCTTTCGCCGCGGGCGAGCGCGCCCACGACCTTGCCCCCGGGCGGCCCGAACCGCTGCGGTTCCTGGCTCAGGCCTACGGCCTGACCGGCTGGACGGCGCGCGCCTGGACGGCGTGGCAGGCATACGTCGCCGCAGGCGGCGCCATGGACGCGAGCGCCCGCAACGAGGCGGGAGCGGCGGCGGCGAAACTCGGCTACGACGCCTTCCGCGCGGGAAACCTGGACCGCGCCATCGAGCTCCTGTCGGCGGCCAACGAGTACGTTCCCGACAACCTCGAGGTCGAGTCGTGGCTTGGTCAGGCCTACCTCTCCCTAGGCGATGCCGCGGCCGCGGCACCGCACCTGGCCCGCGCCCTGCCGGCACAGCCGCAGCTCCAGCCACTGCTCGAACGGGCGCAACTCGGCGCCAACTACGGGCTCGAGAGCGCCGATGCGTACCTGGCGGGCCGGCGCGCCTACGCGGCGGGCGACTACGGGGCCGCGCGCAGGAGCTTCGACCGCGCGGCCAACCTGGCGCCCAACTTCGTCGACGCGATCAGAGGCGTGGCCGCCTCCCTGGGGGCGCTGGGGGACTTCGAAGGCGCCCTCGACGCTTGGAAGCGCGTGGTTGCCCTCGCCCCGGATGACCGGGAGGCCAACGAGGCCGTCGAGCGCTTCCAGGCCACCCTGGCAGCCGCGGCGGCGGCAGCAGCCGCAGCCGAGGCCCCCAAGCCACCCACTCCTACGCCGGCCGCTCCACCACAGGCGCCCGCGACGCCCGCCCCCGAGCCGACGCCCGCACCTGCGCCATCACCGGCGCCCGAGCCCACACCCACACCCACGCCTTCGCCGGCGCCTACACCCGAGCCGACACCTACGCCGGAGCCCACGCCCACCCCGGCCCCAACTCCGACGCCGGAGCCCAAGCCGCCCGCACCCACGCCAGCGCCGACACCCGCACCAACACCGAGGCCCGCACCCACGCCTACCCCGGCGCCCAGCCAAGCGCCCAGAGCGACGACGGGGCAGATCAAGCTCTTCGACGGGACGGTTACCGCCAACAGCGTCTTAGGTGGCGGCCAAGGGGCATTCGTTTTCCTCGACCCGACCGCCGCAGCCGGCGAGGCGGTGGCCAGAGCCGGGGGCATAGCCGACGGCAGCCTGCACGTTCGCGTGGACGTGAGTTCCAAGCCGAGTTCCAAGCCGGTTCAGCTGCAGCTCTGCCTGGTGCCGGGCGACCTCAGCGTCACCAGCCCACCCTGCACCGACTCGACCAAGATGGTCGTCACTGGCACGGGTGCCGTTAGCGCCACGTTCCAGATGGCCTCGCTCTCCAGCCGCGAGGGCGTCGACTGGTCCAAGGGCCTCAGCAGGCTCCTGCTCGTCCTGCGCGACGACGCTTCGCGCCCCCTCGACGAGCGCTATACCCGCACGCCGGACGGAACCCCGATCGACCTCACGCCCTACTACCCCATGACGTTGCGCCTGCGCCTGGCGCTGGTGCCCGCCGGCGGTTCCTTCAGCGGCTGGTAGGCCCTAGCGCCCGATGCCCACGTACTTCAGGCCCGCCTCCGTCACGGCGCTCGCCTGAAGCATGTTGCGCGCGTCGAGCACGAGATCGCCGCGCATCTCGCCTGCGAGGGTGGAGAAGTCCAGCTGCCTGTACTGGGGCCAGTCGGTAACGACCACCAGGGCGTCGCAACCCAGGGCCAGTTCGGTCTCGGACTCCGCGTACTGCACGGGCAGGTCCGGGTAGAACGCCCTGGCGTTGGGCATGGCCACGGGGTCGTGAACCTTCAAGACCGCGCCGCGCTCGGTCAACTCGCGGATGAGGGTGAGGGCGGGCGCGTCGCGCAGGTCGTCGGTGTTGCCCTTGAAGGCGAGGCCCAGGAGGCCGATGGTGGTGCCGCGCAGGACCTTGAGGTGCTGCTGCAGCTTCTCGACGACGTAGAGACGCTGACGGCGGTTGACGTCGACGGCCGCGCGCACGATGGGCATCTGGTAGTCGTACGAGCCGCCCAGGGCCAACACGGCCGCCGTGTCCTTCCCGAAGCAGCTGCCGCCCCAACCGATCCCCGCGTTTAGGAACTTGCTACCGATGCGGTTGTCGAGACCGATGGCCCGCGCCACCTCGACGATGTCGGCGCCGACCTTCTCCGCGAGCACGCTGAACTCGTTGATGAAACTGATCTTGGTGGCGAGGAAGGCGTTGGCGGCGTACTTCGTCAGCTCGGCGCTGGTGGTCGTGGTCGTGATGAGCGGGGGCAACTCGAAGCGTTCCGGACGGGGGGTGCCGGGGGGAGCCTCGAAGGTCTGCTCGAGGATGGGCGAATAGAGTTCGCGCATGACGGCCCACGGGTAGGGCGTGTCGCTGCCCACCACGATCCGGTCCGGGTAGAGGCTGTCGTGGACCGCGCGTCCCTCCGCGAGGAACTCGGGGTTGGAGGCGATGTGGACGTCGGCACTTACGCCCCTCGCCTCGAGCCGGCGCGCGATGATCCCTTGCACGTGACGCGCGCTGCCCACGGGAACGGTCGACTTGTTGACGACCACCAGCCGCGCGCCCTCGGTTATGCGGTCGGCTACGTCGTTGGCCGCGGCGTCTACGTAGGAGAGGTCGGCGTCGCCGTTCTCCTTCGAAGGGGTACCCACGGCGATGAGCACCACCCCCTCGCCAGACAGCTCGGGGATGCTCGTGCGGAAGGCGGAGCGCTGCTTGCCCGCCG encodes:
- a CDS encoding UDP-glucose/GDP-mannose dehydrogenase family protein; this encodes MRVTIIGTGYVGLTTGAALAYLGHEVTFVDKKASIIEKLASGVPTIHEGGLLELMAAGKQRSAFRTSIPELSGEGVVLIAVGTPSKENGDADLSYVDAAANDVADRITEGARLVVVNKSTVPVGSARHVQGIIARRLEARGVSADVHIASNPEFLAEGRAVHDSLYPDRIVVGSDTPYPWAVMRELYSPILEQTFEAPPGTPRPERFELPPLITTTTTSAELTKYAANAFLATKISFINEFSVLAEKVGADIVEVARAIGLDNRIGSKFLNAGIGWGGSCFGKDTAAVLALGGSYDYQMPIVRAAVDVNRRQRLYVVEKLQQHLKVLRGTTIGLLGLAFKGNTDDLRDAPALTLIRELTERGAVLKVHDPVAMPNARAFYPDLPVQYAESETELALGCDALVVVTDWPQYRQLDFSTLAGEMRGDLVLDARNMLQASAVTEAGLKYVGIGR
- a CDS encoding tetratricopeptide repeat protein: MVRFLLLAALLSTLSMVALAQSPLPADAAAALSEAQAAAAQAMAAYSTYFPDQPLWREAFAAGERAHDLAPGRPEPLRFLAQAYGLTGWTARAWTAWQAYVAAGGAMDASARNEAGAAAAKLGYDAFRAGNLDRAIELLSAANEYVPDNLEVESWLGQAYLSLGDAAAAAPHLARALPAQPQLQPLLERAQLGANYGLESADAYLAGRRAYAAGDYGAARRSFDRAANLAPNFVDAIRGVAASLGALGDFEGALDAWKRVVALAPDDREANEAVERFQATLAAAAAAAAAAEAPKPPTPTPAAPPQAPATPAPEPTPAPAPSPAPEPTPTPTPSPAPTPEPTPTPEPTPTPAPTPTPEPKPPAPTPAPTPAPTPRPAPTPTPAPSQAPRATTGQIKLFDGTVTANSVLGGGQGAFVFLDPTAAAGEAVARAGGIADGSLHVRVDVSSKPSSKPVQLQLCLVPGDLSVTSPPCTDSTKMVVTGTGAVSATFQMASLSSREGVDWSKGLSRLLLVLRDDASRPLDERYTRTPDGTPIDLTPYYPMTLRLRLALVPAGGSFSGW
- a CDS encoding S-layer homology domain-containing protein, with the translated sequence MKRIPIAIAALLLVAVGLTQSGSDWGRVAVSDLSAEGVDTGFPDGSFLGEGPITGYQAAVLVDRLLTRVDEATGCTDAMAGAPDPNFHFSDVSPDHWAAGAAQRVAALGVSQAFPDGELHGEDFLNGYQVALLIGQAVSLVDAKVACGSESVQARLGEMSAEIASMRADVAAGKLTGPQGPAGPVGPAGPQGERGEPGPQGPTGEVGATGPVGPAGPAGAAGPAGPIGPSGPAGPQGERGQLGPAGPAGTQGEAGEPGLACWDLNGNGIFDIEEDINLDGVADARDCAGPQGLAGPAGPEGPQGERGPAGFTGLTGPVGPVGPMGPQGEQGPQGERGPQGPVGPVGPIGPQGPQGIQGPQGLPGQDGAPGEKGDKGDPGDKGDKGDKGDTGDKGDTGDTGDTGDTGPAGPPGADGKDGVCLCAPTP
- the gatB gene encoding Asp-tRNA(Asn)/Glu-tRNA(Gln) amidotransferase subunit GatB, producing the protein MFEPVIGLEVHFALRTASKLFCGCSAQGFGAGPNEHVCPVCLGLPGTLPALNEEAVELALRFALALGCEVPPQTYFHRKHYFYPDAPKNYQTSQGDVPVGQHGHIDLPSGKRVGITRCHLEEDAGRLVHPPYADHSLVDLNRAGAPLIEMVTEPDLRSADEAREFLTEVRAIAQALGVSDAAPEEGKMRADVNVSVRLAGEPFGTKVEVKNLNSFKSVAAALAFETKRQSGLLEADRPVTQETRGWNEGGQRTYSLRSKETAADYRYLRDPDIPAVALGADRKRRMIAALPELPRQLVARYLAAGVREAEAKQIGYDHELAAFFDAAAQAYGGAPQTVANWVTGEVAGRANDRGQSVAATRLTPAALVALLDLVDAGTLSITAAKELVPDLLDGAQPAELVASRGLGQVSDSGALQAIVDEVLAANPDLVERVTANPKAINALLGKVMAASKGKANPDLARRLLGERLG
- a CDS encoding bifunctional nuclease family protein, coding for MVQVELEGIAVSGDENQFLALLRAPTGELLPIRIDSMQAISIASGRGTERPERPLTHDLMASILELLDATIDRVEITDLQDGVFYAMLILKRSGVSFEVDARPSDAMALAVRTKAPLFVAEKVIEEAAMRDDDFGSSGGAEA